The Janthinobacterium lividum genome has a window encoding:
- a CDS encoding SRPBCC family protein gives MTQIEESIRIAVPPTVIDQIWSEVDRWHLWDPDTKQARLNGAFAVGTKGRIVPSKGMGIPMLVTERTAGRSFTVEGYIPLFRIHFEHTVAAVDGGSEVVHRVWFTGALAFLFGPGVAKQVREGLPRTMRSLKAYAEKRKETLHDGEADRANATTA, from the coding sequence TTGACGCAGATCGAAGAAAGCATCCGCATTGCAGTCCCGCCCACTGTCATCGACCAAATTTGGAGCGAAGTCGACCGATGGCACCTGTGGGATCCGGATACAAAGCAAGCCCGGCTCAATGGAGCATTCGCGGTTGGAACAAAGGGCAGGATAGTGCCCAGCAAGGGGATGGGGATTCCGATGCTTGTCACGGAGCGTACTGCAGGCCGCTCGTTCACCGTAGAGGGCTACATCCCCCTGTTTCGCATCCACTTCGAGCACACGGTTGCCGCGGTAGATGGCGGATCGGAAGTCGTTCACCGCGTGTGGTTCACTGGAGCGCTTGCCTTTCTGTTCGGGCCAGGCGTTGCCAAGCAAGTTCGGGAAGGGCTACCCAGAACGATGCGCTCGCTCAAGGCCTATGCCGAGAAACGCAAGGAAACGCTCCATGATGGCGAGGCGGACAGGGCTAACGCGACAACAGCCTGA